From Gossypium raimondii isolate GPD5lz chromosome 11, ASM2569854v1, whole genome shotgun sequence:
aataataataattaccaaaaatttcacatacatatgattataaataattacaacAATTGGCAATTACTAAATGATTCTCTAAACATACACTttctgaatttgaatttgatattgtgAACTAGAAATTTGttcttaaaactttttaaaaataggataaattattaaaatagtcaattttgtttcccttaagttttattttagttacttatatttgaaatattacgtattagtcacttacattaacatgttgtaacattttagccACTGATTTCATTAATTGCCATTAACGGTGTAACGATAAACTGacgtggcacattaaatcatcatttcaaacaaaaaatttaggttaaattcaaaaattggtccctatatcattttaagcaaattttttttcttttatattcttttaactttccttctcttttccttttttttccattctcttctacttctccctTTATTTTTCTCCCTTCTCCATATCTTttaacgtaaaagaaaaaaaattaaattgttcaatataagaaaaatatagagaccaattctataatttaacctaaaattttgttttaaaatgatgatttaatgtgccacgtCAACTTGCCGTTACACTGTCAACGGCAATTAACTCTcggtgactaaaatgttacaacacgataatgtaagtgattaaaacgtaacattttaaatataagtaacttaaatataacatgagagaaacaaaattgattattttaatagtttgcctaaagaaattatgaaatataacgTCATTGTTGCTCCCCTAAtctcttaataataaaattgggaTTTGATCTTCGTCTATAAAAAAAAAGCGAGCACCGATTACAAAAATGAATTGATCAATTATTATTATCCACAGTAGATACCCAAATTTCCACCATACACATATTAGATTTGATCCCATAATATATGAGTACAAGATGAACGCTATTTCCCAAAGATGTCAAAACCGAGCAATTCGTTTTTATACACtgcattattttaatatcaactTGCCCATTCAGTTACGGCATTTGAGTTTCTCTGTTTTCAGGATGGCGATCTGGTTCAATATACTGTCaaacttttttgtttctttctgtACCTTCCAATCTCTGCTCATCCAGATTCTGCCATGCCAAAACCCAAACCACAGCTTCCAATCCATGGCCTCGTGGCCGCTATTGTTGTTTTACTTCAATTACCGGAATTTTGTGTGGCCAAAACCAGAAACAAATATTGCAACTCAACTGTTTGTGGAAATGTCACAATCAGCTACCCTTTTCGATTACCAACCCAACCTCCCAACTGCGGCGAacctcgattcgaactcgactGCGACAGCAACAACCGCACCGTTTTATCCTTAAACCATGGCAGATTCTACGTCCAAAATATCTGGTACGAATACTCCACTATCCGAGCTATTGACCCAAACCTCGCTGTGGATGATTGTTCCCTTCCTCGCGGCTCCTTATCGTTCTGGGATAAAGGGCCGTATTCTTTGGTTTTCCCATTGAGTCTCATGTATGTAGTGAACTGCACAAAGGCGATTAAATCATCTTTGTATATTGATGCCTCGCGTTGCCCCGTTAACTCTTCCGGTTCCGATCCGCCACCAGATTCATACGTTTATTTTCTGGGTGAACGAACTTCGCCTCGAGATTTCGATGAGTCTTGCAGAATCGAAGCTACGGTTCCTGTTATAGTTCAGGATATAAGTGGCTTCTCTACTTCGGACATCTACGAGAAGCTGTTAAAGCCGGGGTTCGAATTGTCTTGGACCTTCGGTTTCAAGTCGCAGCAGGCCAGTCCTATCGATGCCTTGTAagttcaatataaaaaaaaaattaatattgatactagaatataaatttaatatacttttatttttagtaatttgttctctttattttttagattttaaaatttaggtttaattattaaaattattttgttataggGCCAGTAACTTTTTATAAGGGGTCgaaattaattgtaatttttacgataataaaaatataattttatcattttaaaaatttatattttttataatttttaatgaattaaattaaaattttattatttttaagggttaaagtgtaattttatttttattaatttaaaattttaattttaaagggcataaataaaaatatttttcattttaggggccAGTGGCCTGCCCGCTCCCTAGGTATGCCCTGATTACAAATTcgttttttaattatattattaccaagtgaattttttttattttaaaacgttacactgataaattttataatattaacaattaaacttgaaattaaaaaaaagaagatagtatgaaatttttaaaaaaaatataaagattaaattttaaatttgtgaatagtaaccagaaaagagaaagatgtatagtttttattcttttttataaatatacatttaccattttaatttaaaattaggtatattttctcttaattatttacaaatatttttcagGTTAGGAGACTTGGAATATGCCTTGCAAAGTTACATTGACAGCTTCATCCATTACTTATTCAAAGGCCCCCATATTGCCCATGCTTCATATTATGCACCTAAAAGTATGGTTAATTTCCAAAACTTccttattatttgtaatttttttctttttttttcccttatattcaattaattatttttgcttacttttattgtttttttaggTACTTATATTTTATGTCTTCAAATAACAGGTAAGCTTTAAACTTTAgctaaaatgaatatttaaagagtttattagatatttaaaaaaaaatactaatatgttgaaatttaattttctttttaaaggagGATTTATCTTAGCAAGGATTTTGCCCAGGATAATTTGCTTGATTGGACTTGTTATTTACAAATGGAGAAGAAGACATTTATGTGCGGATGATACGATCGAAGAGTTTCTTGAACGTCAAAAAGATTTGATGCCGATAAGGTATTCTTATCGCGAAATAGAGAAAATGAGTAATGGTTTTAAGGATAAATTAGGCGAAGGCGGTTATGGTTCGGTGTTTAAAGGAAAGCTTCGTAGTGGTTATTTTGTAGCAATAAAGTTATTGGGGAAGGCAAAAGGTAATGGCCAGGATTTCATCAATGAAGTTGCTACGATCGGGAGGATTCATCATGTTAATGTGGCGAAACTTACTGGATTTTGTGTTGAGGGATCAAAACAAGCTCTCGTTTATGATTTTATGCCGAATGGATCTCTAGATCGGATTATAtttgcaaaagaaaataaggttGACTTAAGTTGGAAAAAGATGTTTGATATTGCGCTTGGGGTGGCTCGAGGGCTCGACTACTTACATCAAGGATGTGACATGCagattttacattttgatatcAAGCCGCACAATATTCTTTTAGACGAGAACTTTACACCAAAAGTTGCAGATTTCAGTCTTGCTAAACGGTTTTCAGTAGATGATAGCATCGTATCTCTGACAGCAGCACGAGGTACTATAGGTTACATTGCTCCTGAATTGGTCTACAAAAACCTCGGAGGCGTCTCATATAAAGCCGATGTTTACAACTTCGGAATGTTATTAATGGAAATCATAGGAAGGAGGAAGAATATGAACACATCTGCCGAACAAGAAAGTCAAAAATACTTCCCATCATGGATTTACGATCGATACTATCATGGAGAAGATGTAGATTTGGGAGATGTTACGGATGACGAAAAGATTATCGTGAAGAAGATGGTGATAATAGCTTCTTGGTGTGTACAAGTAAAACCTAATGATCGTCCTTCGATGAGCAAAGTCTTGGAGATGTTCGAAACGGATGTCGACCTCCTCCAAATGCCTCCAAAACCTTTTCAACTTCCCTTTGAAGTAGCAACGGCTACTCAATCCTATGCTTCAACCAAAGATCAACCCCATGATAGTTCAACTGATGAGACATCTTATTTACTCTATTCTTCAAATGAAATTACCGTAAGTATATTGTAAGCTACCTTTTCATATATGATTCATTGACCATGGTTggtttaatttggtttttttatttttattttttcttatatttcgAGCTCTGATATACTTTATGATATGTTTGTATATTATAATcgtgtttaaaatgttatatatttataaaaaaattgctgtattaataattagaaaatcttattttaagtaatgtttttggaaaaataaaataaaattttcattttaaataatataaaacttataaatttatattatattaattaattattatattttataaaatctagtcaacataataataatttttaatatatataaaataaacgatataactttttggatttttaattaattatttaaaaacataaattattttgcTTTCGTTGACCCATGATAATGTTTCATTAGTTGATTTAagtttttaacataaaatgtaTAGATGGATAATGGATATACAAAATGAAAGTATGGtaaccaaattaataaaaaactaaactgataaaaataatttaaatatcaaaataataattgaactaCAGGAGTCAAAgcctattaattaattttagggtaaattccATAGTTAGttattaaactataaataaatttttgttttgttcacttacaatttagtcattgaattatttaattttttcgtttAAGTCACTGGACTATTAAAATCGATGTTATATGATTTTTCTGTTTGCTCTTTTTTCATAGCTAGGTTTGGGTATCATGAATCCGTgaatcaaaaattcaaatagcTTATTTCTCTGATCTCTGACGTTGACCGTCAGAttaacttggatctaaggtatatCTTTTTACTCGTCGCTGGCTATCGACCCACCATATTGACTATGGAATTGTTACTTAAAACTCACTGGTAGGActtttttatatacaaaaaaatattaagaaccaaatcacttaaataaaattttttaaataatttattgaccaaattataacttttataattaaattaggaaaacCAAAACTTACTCATAATTTATTCACTAATAAAGTTGATTAGCTTCACGCGTGGACTTtcacaaatattaataatagtttGAAACCTTGGCATACTCACTCCAAACCAtataaaaccaatcaaaaatagatatattttgttaacaAAATTCTATCACATTTTTTCACAATGCTGAAACTAGAATTACCTCCATTATCAAGCCTCATCCTCATCTTCCTTCTGTTTCTATGTCCCCAATCTTCCATCTCCAGGACCCTGACCAAGCGCTGCGGCGTTACTCAGTGTGGAAACGTTAACATCAGCCACCCTTTTCGCTTAAAAACTCAGCCGCCGGAGTGCGGCGACCGCCGCTTCGAACTCGACTGCGAAGCCGATATCAACCAACTCACGTTCTTCAGGCGATATAATAAATTCCAAGTCCATGAAATCTTCTATGAAAATTCAACACTTACAGTTTCGTATCAAAATCAGGTCACCGGTAATTGCTCTCTTCCACCGACCGGTCGATTCTACgaagattttttcttttgtgagAAGCTTCTCTTCCCGGCATGGCTCATTGACGATGAATCGTCGCCAGGTGTAATTGAAGCACAACACAGCTTGAAGGAGTCAAATGTGCCCCTTTTTCATAGACTACCATCAAATCTTCTCAATTCTATTCAATTACCAAGTAAGGCATTCTGGGCCACTGGTGGTCGCCCTCCGTTCTTGCTAACAATCTCCATTAATTACCACTACTTGGAGAATTCAGTTCAGCTTCATCTTCAAGCCTCAACTATAGCCAAGAGAATGATAAACAAAAAACTTGATTTATAACTAGGAAATCTGGGTTTGTTGAGCAACATTTTCCGAGTTTTGTTTCATCTTCGCTAAATGGCTGAGAAAAGGCTCATCTGCCATCtcagaaaacaaaaaaggaaaagaagcaagagaagagaaagaacagaaaaaaaaaaaaaaagcaaagtgTTTTTAACTAATTACAAAGATGTTAAATGTCAGTCACTTAATGGGCTAACGTGTCATATCAGCAATTCGttagtaattaataaaatttgtaatagtAGTTACTAATTCGaacaattatcttaattaaaatgactaaattaaaaaaatagaatgacCTAAATAGAATTAGAGTaactagtttattttttataatttcatattcatttcaataTCGATTATTTCATTGCcgttatgtttttaatttagttttgctattgtgttatttttgttttcttttaaacttctttaaactaaaaacaaagaaaacaacattgttattttgtcatatttaaaatttttgaactaaaagaacatgtataaatttttgttaattcaattgattaattgaaattaattcgTTCGATTAATGagtttcaaaaaattcaatttggttaataattaaaagatttaaaatttcgGTTAATTTGATTAACGATAGTTTTGTTCAAGTATTAATCGAATTGACCATTTGAATACTCCTACCAAATACTCGCTCAAcccaaatacaaaaaatattgtTGAAATTTGTTGAGGGTTAGTGCTTGCCTTGGAGTGTCTCATACGCACAATAGACGGTATTGTCTTTGTAGGGATTTTGTCTTCCATGCTCTAAGGAGAGCCTAAAGGGGTTAACGGAGTTTAAGAAGCACCTCGATTGGTAGAGATATGACTTACAAGTTCATAAAAAAGGTGTCAATATTGtgcaaaatattaattatgcaCATTGCACCTATGGGGTTTTGAACCACCAACCAAGGCACATAGGCCTTACCTTTGCATCTATGGTAtgatataataatacaattacataattttaaatttaaaaaaatatcaattattataaaaaatttatcaataatccttgaaaaaaattctctaagcaagtaacaaattttaaaattaaattatagtatgTATATGTTCGTCTAAAGAAGTACTCCACAAtacaattactaataaaattaacaagaaaaataaacattcgatgcaatttttctaaatattattgCATCCTATTTTGTGTTATTCCCTTTTAATATTAAACACATACtctttattataattagttGATCATTGGTCAATCATAAATGCATGAAAACTATCTCTCTCACcgctaaaaattttaaaatattcaaacaagattaataaagaaaacatataattatatttttaaaataaatatatgatctaaatttaattattattgtataaaaatatttttaaacataaataacataagatgtatttacaaaagctataaaataattatatttgagtgtaattgtttgtaattattcttctaattactttaattttaattaaaattcttgatTACATTCAATCCAATGAGACAACtaataataattactaaaatttgatatatatatatatatataattataaataattacaacAATTTGCAATTACTAAATGATTCTCTAAACATACAGTTtcttaatttgaatttgatattgtgAACTagaaatttgttattaaaactttttaaaaaatagggtaaatgatcaaaatagttatttatgtttcCCTTAAGTtgtattttagtcacttatgtttgaaatattacgtaTTAGTCATTTGCGTTAACATGCTGTAACATTTTAGCCACTGATCCGTTAATTGCCATTAGTGGTGTAACGGTAAACTGACATGGCAcgttaaacaaaaaatttaggttaaatcaAACAATCGGTCCCTATATCATTTTaagcaatttatttttttcttttatattcttttaactttccttctcttttcctttttttttccattctcttttacTTCTCCggttctccctctattttcctccattctccatctcttttaacgtaaaagaaaaaaaaattgctcaaaataaaaaaatatagggaccaattctataatttaacctaaaattttcgtttgaaatgatgatttaacgtatcacgtcagcttaccgttacactgTTAACGAAAGTTAACcttcagtgactaaaatattacaacacgaTAATATAAGTGATtaaacgtaacattttaaatataagtgacttaaatataacttgagagaaacaaaattgattattttaataatttacctacagaaattatgaaatataacgTGATTGTTGCTCCCTAATctcttaataataatattgggATTTGATCTTCGTCTATAAAAATAAAGCTTATTTATTTAGAAGAGCACCTACAAAATGAATTAATCAATTATTATTATCCACAGTGGATACCCAAATTTCCACCGTACACATCATTAAGATTTGATCCCATAATATATGAGTACAAGATGAACGCTATTTCCCAATGATGTCAAAACCGAACAATTCGTTTTTATACACtgcattattttaatatcaactTGATAAAAGGTATCCCCCATTCAGTTATGGCATTTGACTTTCTCTGTTTTCAAGGATGGCGATCTGGTTCAATATACtgtcaaaattttttgtttctttctgtACCTTCCAATCTCTCCTCATCCAGATTCTGCCATGCCAAAACCCAAACCACAGCTTCCAATCTATGCCCTCGTGGCCGCTATTGTTGTTTTACTTCAATTCCCGGAACTTTGTGTGGCCAAAACCAGAAACAAATATTGCAACTCAACTGTTTGTGGAAATGTCACAATCAGCTACCCTTTTCGATTACCAACCCAACCTCCCAACTGCGGCGAACCTCGATTGGAACTCGACTGCGACAGCAACAACCGCACCGTTTTATCCTTAAACCATGGCAGATTCTACGTCCAAAAGATCTGGTACGAATACTCTACGATCCGAGCTATTGACCCAAACCTCGCTGTGGATGATTGTTCCCTTCCTCGCGGCTCCTTATTGTTCTGGGATAAAAGGCTGTATCCTTGGGTTTTCCCATTGAGTTTCATGTATGTAGTGAACTGCACAAAGGCGATTAAATCATCTTTGTATATTGATGCCTCGCGTTGCCCCGTTAACTCTTCCGGTTCCGATCCGCCACCAGATTCATACGTTTATTTTCTGGGTGAACGAACTTCGCCTCGAGATTTCGATGAGTCTTGCAGAATCGAAGCTACGGTTCCTGTTATGGTTCAGAATATAAGTGGCTTCTCTACTTCGGACATCTACGAGAAGCTGTTAAAGCCGGGGTTCGAATTGTCTTGGAGCTTCGGTTCCAAGTCGCAGCAGGCCAGTCCTATCCATGCCTTGTAagttcaatataaaaaaaaaattaatattcgTACTTCATTATAATCGTCTGGTTATATtctttgtaaatttaatatacttttacttttagtaatctttatttttcagattttaaaatttaagttcaattattaaaattattttgttataggGCGAAACCGGAAACTTTTTTTAAGGGAGTCgaaattaattgtaatttttacgataataaaatataatttcttcattttaatagattatatctttataatttttaaatgtctaaatcaaatttttattattttaggggtcaaaatgtaattttacttttattaatttaaaattttaaaaactttaaagggctaaaatgaaattttttcattctaGAGGAGCCAAGGGTCTGCCCTCTCCTAGGTACGTCCTGattataacatcatttttaattatattattacgaaatgaatatttttattttaaaatattacactgataaattttataatattaacaattaaacttgaaattaaaaaaaaaagatagtatgaagtttttgaaaaaatataaagattaaattttaaatttgtgaatagtaaccagaaaagagaaagatgtatagtttttattgttttttataaatatatatttaccattttaatttaaaatgaggtatattttctcttaattatttacaaatatttttcagGTTAGGAGACTTGGAATATGCCTTGCAAAGTTACATTGACAGCTTCATCCATTACTTATTCAAAGGCCACCATATTGCCCATGATTCATATTATGCACCTAAAAGTATGGTTAATTTCCAAAACTTccttattatttgtaatttttttccttttttcccttatattcaattaattatttttcttacttttattgttttttaggTACTTATATTTTATGTCTTCAAATAACAGGTAAGCTTTAAATTTTAgctaaaatgaatatttaaagagtttattagatatttaaaaaaaatactaatatgttgaaacttaattttctttttaaaggagGATTTATCTTAGCAAGGACTTTGCCCGGGATAATTTGCTTGATTGGACTTGTTATTTACAAATGGAGAAGAAGACATTTATGTGCGGATGATACGATCGAAGAGTTTCTTGAACGTCAAAAAGATTTGATGCCGATAAGGTATTCTTATCGCGAAATAGAGAAAATGAGTAATGGTTTTAAGGATAAATTAGGCGAAGGCGGTTATGGTTCGGTGTTTAAAGGAAAGCTTCGTAGTGGTTATTTTGTAGCAATAAAGTTATTGGGGAAGGCAAAAGGTAATGGCCAGGATTTCATCAATGAAGTTGCTACGATTGGGAGGATTCATCATGTTAATGTGGCGAAACTTATTGGATTTTGTGTTGAGGGATCAAAACAAGCTCTCGTTTATGATTTTATGCCGAATGGATCTCTAGATCGGATTATATTcgcaaaagaaaataaggttGACTTAAGTTGGAAAAAGATGTTTGATATTGCGCTTGGGGTGGCTCGAGGGCTCGACTACTTACATCAAGGATGTGACATGCagattttacattttgatatcAAGCCGCACAATATTCTTTTAGACAAGAACTTTACACCAAAAGTTGCAGATTTCGGTCTTGCTAAACGGTTTTCAGTAGATGATAGCATTGTATCTCTAACAGCAGCACGAGGTACTATAGGTTACATTGCTCCTGAATTGGTCTACAAAAACCTTGGAGGCGTCTCATATAAAGCCGATGTTTACAGTTTCGGAATGTTATTAATGGAAATCATAGGCAGGAGGAAGAATATGAAAACATCTACCGATCACGAAAGCCAAAAATACTTCCCGTCATGGATTTACGATCGATATTATCATGGAGAAGATGTAGATTTGGGAGATGTTACGGATGACGAAAAGATTATCGTGAAGAAGATGGTGATAATAGCTTCTTGGTGTGTACAAGTAAAACCTAACGATCGTCCTTCGATGAGCAAAGTCTTGGAGATGTTCGAAACGGATGTCGAGCTCCTCCAAATGCCTCCGAAACCTTTTCAACTTCCCTTTGAAGTAGCAACGGCTACTCAATCCTATGCTTCAACCAAAGATCAACCCCATGATAGTTCAACTGATGAGACATCTTATTTACTCTATTCTTCAAATGAAATTACCGTAAGTATATTGTAAGCTACCTTTTCATGTATGATTCATTGACCATGGTTggtttaatttggtttttttatttttattttttcttatatttcgAGCTCTGATATACTTTATGATACGTTTGTATATTATAATcgtgtttaaaatgttatatatttataaaaaaaattgatgtattaataattagaaaatcttattttaagtactgttttttagaaaaataaaaataaaattttttattttaaataatataaaaacatataaatggtgttatcttattaaaaacaattacacca
This genomic window contains:
- the LOC105761374 gene encoding LEAF RUST 10 DISEASE-RESISTANCE LOCUS RECEPTOR-LIKE PROTEIN KINASE-like 2.3; this translates as MPKPKPQLPIHGLVAAIVVLLQLPEFCVAKTRNKYCNSTVCGNVTISYPFRLPTQPPNCGEPRFELDCDSNNRTVLSLNHGRFYVQNIWYEYSTIRAIDPNLAVDDCSLPRGSLSFWDKGPYSLVFPLSLMYVVNCTKAIKSSLYIDASRCPVNSSGSDPPPDSYVYFLGERTSPRDFDESCRIEATVPVIVQDISGFSTSDIYEKLLKPGFELSWTFGFKSQQASPIDALLGDLEYALQSYIDSFIHYLFKGPHIAHASYYAPKSTYILCLQITGGFILARILPRIICLIGLVIYKWRRRHLCADDTIEEFLERQKDLMPIRYSYREIEKMSNGFKDKLGEGGYGSVFKGKLRSGYFVAIKLLGKAKGNGQDFINEVATIGRIHHVNVAKLTGFCVEGSKQALVYDFMPNGSLDRIIFAKENKVDLSWKKMFDIALGVARGLDYLHQGCDMQILHFDIKPHNILLDENFTPKVADFSLAKRFSVDDSIVSLTAARGTIGYIAPELVYKNLGGVSYKADVYNFGMLLMEIIGRRKNMNTSAEQESQKYFPSWIYDRYYHGEDVDLGDVTDDEKIIVKKMVIIASWCVQVKPNDRPSMSKVLEMFETDVDLLQMPPKPFQLPFEVATATQSYASTKDQPHDSSTDETSYLLYSSNEITLGLGIMNP
- the LOC105761377 gene encoding LEAF RUST 10 DISEASE-RESISTANCE LOCUS RECEPTOR-LIKE PROTEIN KINASE-like 2.4, whose translation is MPKPKPQLPIYALVAAIVVLLQFPELCVAKTRNKYCNSTVCGNVTISYPFRLPTQPPNCGEPRLELDCDSNNRTVLSLNHGRFYVQKIWYEYSTIRAIDPNLAVDDCSLPRGSLLFWDKRLYPWVFPLSFMYVVNCTKAIKSSLYIDASRCPVNSSGSDPPPDSYVYFLGERTSPRDFDESCRIEATVPVMVQNISGFSTSDIYEKLLKPGFELSWSFGSKSQQASPIHALLGDLEYALQSYIDSFIHYLFKGHHIAHDSYYAPKSTYILCLQITGGFILARTLPGIICLIGLVIYKWRRRHLCADDTIEEFLERQKDLMPIRYSYREIEKMSNGFKDKLGEGGYGSVFKGKLRSGYFVAIKLLGKAKGNGQDFINEVATIGRIHHVNVAKLIGFCVEGSKQALVYDFMPNGSLDRIIFAKENKVDLSWKKMFDIALGVARGLDYLHQGCDMQILHFDIKPHNILLDKNFTPKVADFGLAKRFSVDDSIVSLTAARGTIGYIAPELVYKNLGGVSYKADVYSFGMLLMEIIGRRKNMKTSTDHESQKYFPSWIYDRYYHGEDVDLGDVTDDEKIIVKKMVIIASWCVQVKPNDRPSMSKVLEMFETDVELLQMPPKPFQLPFEVATATQSYASTKDQPHDSSTDETSYLLYSSNEITGLFLFE